The Sporomusa termitida genome has a window encoding:
- a CDS encoding acyl-CoA dehydratase activase-related protein codes for MEPLRIGLPRGLLYYEYGDLWQNFFAALGARVIVSEETTKAMLTAGGVLGEVCLPLKVYVGHTVSLAGKADCLFVPRIVSVARQMYTCPKMMGLPDIIRSNINNLPEVIDTDVSLRQRQGSLAEAILRIGCRLGQGKIASLRAWYWARRQAGVKQPVIGGSVSDGLRIGLIGHSYLIQDKFISMNARDKLTAMGMAVITPEQVPVRQAQLAALHLNKKIYWSYCHHLAGTALALIAARAVDGLIFMTSFSCGPDSMISEIIRRKAEAGNIPFMLLNTEEHTAEAGFLTRLEAFTDMIKRRNRR; via the coding sequence TTGGAACCTTTACGTATTGGTTTACCGCGCGGGCTTTTATATTATGAATACGGCGACCTGTGGCAAAACTTTTTTGCCGCCCTTGGTGCCCGGGTCATTGTCTCCGAAGAAACTACGAAGGCCATGCTTACTGCCGGCGGCGTGCTGGGTGAGGTTTGTCTGCCGCTGAAGGTATATGTCGGTCACACCGTCAGTCTGGCAGGTAAGGCCGATTGTCTGTTTGTGCCACGGATTGTGAGTGTTGCCCGTCAGATGTATACCTGTCCCAAAATGATGGGTTTGCCTGATATTATCCGGAGCAATATCAACAATTTGCCGGAGGTTATCGATACAGATGTCAGCCTCCGGCAGCGGCAGGGCAGTTTAGCTGAGGCAATACTCCGTATTGGCTGCCGGCTGGGTCAGGGAAAAATAGCCAGCCTTAGGGCCTGGTATTGGGCCAGGCGGCAGGCTGGTGTAAAGCAGCCTGTAATCGGCGGCAGCGTGTCTGACGGTTTACGGATTGGCCTGATTGGTCACTCATATCTTATTCAGGATAAGTTTATCAGCATGAATGCCAGAGACAAACTCACCGCTATGGGGATGGCGGTTATTACACCTGAGCAGGTGCCGGTGCGGCAGGCTCAACTGGCCGCTCTTCATCTCAATAAAAAAATCTATTGGTCCTATTGCCACCATTTGGCGGGAACTGCCCTGGCACTTATTGCGGCAAGGGCAGTTGACGGTCTGATTTTTATGACTTCCTTTAGCTGCGGCCCGGATTCGATGATCAGCGAAATAATCAGGCGCAAAGCTGAGGCCGGCAACATACCGTTTATGCTGCTCAATACCGAGGAGCATACGGCAGAGGCTGGCTTTCTTACCCGGTTAGAGGCGTTTACCGATATGATCAAACGGAGGAATCGCCGATGA
- a CDS encoding acyl-CoA dehydratase activase, whose product MGIDVGSVSTNIAVLDTSGQVFDTLYVRTQGQPIAAIQQGLKTIKERNPGLTVQAIGTTGSGRQLAGIMVGADVVKNEITAHAVAAMHVTPDVKTVVEIGGQDSKLIIIRNGIVIDFAMNTVCAAGTGSFLDQQAARLNLSIEEFGGKAMASTTPVRVAGRCAVFAESDMIHKQQAGHQICDIVNGLCQALARNYVNNVGKGKDIKGPVLFQGGVAANQGMKRAFEEVLRCQVIIPPYYNVMGAIGAALLAQEATAGNSTAFRGFAVIDDIYLPRSFECDGCPNMCEVVEISRNDQLAARWGDRCGKWGYKHCQEE is encoded by the coding sequence ATGGGCATCGATGTTGGCTCGGTGAGTACGAATATTGCCGTATTAGACACCAGCGGCCAGGTATTTGATACTCTTTATGTAAGAACCCAGGGACAGCCGATTGCGGCTATCCAGCAGGGGCTTAAGACAATAAAAGAGCGCAACCCGGGCCTTACGGTTCAGGCGATCGGCACAACCGGCAGCGGCCGGCAGCTGGCCGGGATCATGGTGGGGGCCGATGTTGTAAAAAACGAGATCACAGCTCATGCCGTTGCCGCTATGCATGTTACACCTGATGTGAAAACCGTAGTTGAGATTGGCGGGCAGGATTCCAAGCTGATTATTATTCGTAATGGTATTGTTATTGATTTTGCGATGAACACGGTTTGTGCAGCGGGGACAGGCTCTTTTCTTGATCAACAGGCCGCAAGGCTGAATCTGTCAATAGAAGAATTCGGCGGCAAAGCAATGGCATCAACAACTCCGGTCAGAGTTGCCGGGCGCTGCGCTGTTTTTGCCGAATCGGATATGATTCATAAACAGCAGGCCGGCCATCAGATCTGTGACATAGTTAACGGGTTATGCCAGGCCTTGGCTCGCAATTATGTCAATAATGTCGGCAAAGGCAAAGATATTAAAGGGCCTGTGCTGTTTCAGGGGGGCGTCGCAGCCAACCAGGGAATGAAGCGGGCCTTTGAAGAGGTATTAAGGTGTCAGGTTATTATCCCGCCTTATTACAATGTCATGGGGGCGATTGGCGCCGCCCTGCTGGCGCAGGAAGCTACAGCCGGCAACTCAACCGCCTTCCGGGGCTTTGCGGTTATTGATGATATCTATCTGCCGCGCAGCTTTGAGTGTGACGGCTGTCCCAATATGTGTGAGGTTGTTGAAATCAGCCGGAATGATCAGCTGGCCGCGCGCTGGGGCGATCGCTGCGGCAAATGGGGTTACAAGCACTGTCAGGAGGAATAG
- a CDS encoding PRK06851 family protein translates to MAEAKIRHMFPGGNTPQGFFSYYGHIIAADAVRIFLLKGGPGTGKSTFMKRISQALTGQGFAVEHHHCSSDPASLDGLVIPALNIALIDGTAPHIVDPRYPGCVDEILNLGEFWLESSLVNNKSAILACTKEISRYFQHAYGMLQAAKAVYDDWEAANCEAMDYTQANWKAAELIETLFAGVTTAGNGKNRKLFASAITPDGPVNYIDSITSGLANRYVLTGPPGTGKATLLAKVAAAASVKGLDIETYHCPLDPLKVEHIVIPALHTALITSVPPHNHSPRGTTAIIDMTDCLDRELIQKAEPVTDYDRTAFWELFGKAGAYIKEAKKLHDRLEGYYVPNINFNGIDALYDRTLARILAYAGRE, encoded by the coding sequence ATGGCGGAGGCAAAGATTAGGCACATGTTTCCCGGCGGTAATACCCCGCAGGGGTTTTTCTCCTACTACGGGCATATAATTGCTGCCGACGCAGTGCGGATTTTTTTACTGAAAGGCGGACCTGGCACCGGTAAATCAACGTTTATGAAAAGAATCAGTCAGGCACTGACCGGACAAGGGTTTGCGGTTGAACACCATCACTGTTCCAGTGATCCCGCTTCTTTGGATGGTCTGGTTATACCGGCGCTGAACATCGCCCTTATCGACGGCACGGCGCCCCATATTGTTGACCCCAGGTACCCGGGCTGTGTTGATGAAATCCTTAACCTGGGCGAATTTTGGCTGGAAAGCAGCCTGGTGAATAATAAATCAGCTATCCTGGCCTGTACTAAGGAAATCAGCAGGTATTTCCAGCATGCCTACGGGATGCTGCAAGCCGCCAAAGCGGTATATGACGACTGGGAGGCCGCAAACTGCGAGGCAATGGACTATACGCAGGCCAACTGGAAAGCAGCAGAGCTTATTGAAACACTGTTTGCCGGTGTAACCACTGCCGGCAACGGCAAAAATCGCAAATTATTCGCTTCTGCCATCACCCCGGACGGTCCGGTAAATTATATTGATTCTATTACCTCCGGTCTGGCAAACCGCTATGTCCTGACAGGGCCTCCCGGTACCGGCAAAGCCACCCTGCTGGCCAAGGTGGCCGCTGCCGCCAGCGTGAAGGGGCTGGATATCGAAACCTATCACTGCCCGCTTGATCCGCTGAAAGTGGAACATATCGTCATCCCGGCGCTGCATACCGCGCTGATTACCTCTGTCCCGCCTCATAATCATTCCCCCCGCGGTACCACGGCCATTATCGACATGACTGACTGCCTGGACCGGGAGCTCATTCAGAAGGCAGAGCCTGTCACCGATTATGACCGCACTGCCTTCTGGGAGCTGTTCGGCAAAGCCGGGGCCTATATCAAAGAGGCGAAGAAACTCCATGACCGGCTGGAAGGTTATTATGTGCCCAATATTAATTTTAACGGCATTGATGCCCTGTACGACAGGACACTGGCCAGGATACTGGCGTACGCCGGCCGGGAATAA
- a CDS encoding TM1266 family iron-only hydrogenase system putative regulator has translation MAKRIGVIGIVIDDPRCIVDKINSILSDYGKIIIGRMGIPRHDTEVSVIALIIEGTTDEVGALTGKLGNLPGVTVKSALTAREAAAKGEKKND, from the coding sequence ATGGCTAAACGTATTGGCGTAATCGGCATCGTAATCGATGATCCCCGCTGTATAGTTGACAAAATCAACAGCATTCTTAGCGATTACGGCAAAATTATTATTGGCCGTATGGGTATTCCCCGGCATGATACAGAGGTCAGCGTTATTGCCCTCATTATTGAGGGTACCACCGATGAAGTGGGTGCGCTTACCGGCAAACTTGGCAACCTTCCCGGCGTTACTGTCAAATCGGCCCTTACTGCCAGAGAAGCGGCAGCTAAAGGGGAGAAAAAAAATGATTGA
- the hydG gene encoding [FeFe] hydrogenase H-cluster radical SAM maturase HydG — MIDNAQRTSDAFIDEPLIYQLLAEAKTKSRDKEYVRAIITKARQYHGLSAAEVAVLLEVTDADLQTEMFAAAADVKQAIYGTRIVLFAPLYISSHCINNCTYCGYRAGNAAQLRRRLTLDEIKEEVEILESMGHKRLAVEAGEDPVNCTINYVVDAIRQIYSIKDGNGSIRRANVNIAATTVEEYRKLKEVEIGTYILFQETYHRSTYAALHPTGPKRDYNWHTTAMDRAMEAGIDDVGIGVLYGLYDHKFETVAMFLHAEHLDKTRGVGPHTISVPRIRPASGMDLTKFPYLVSDEDFKKIVAIIRLAVPYTGMILSTRESSALRDELIRYGVSQISAGSCTGVGGYHQVYKERETNAPAKGLQFETGDNRSPEEIISMLCEQGFIPSYCTACYRQGRTGDRFMSLAKSGEIQNVCLPNALLTFKEYLLDYAAPAVREIGEATIHKHLTAIPAAATREATALRLKEIEAGTRDLYF, encoded by the coding sequence ATGATTGACAACGCGCAACGTACCTCAGATGCATTTATTGATGAGCCTTTAATTTATCAACTGCTGGCTGAGGCGAAAACAAAATCCCGGGATAAGGAATATGTCCGGGCCATTATTACCAAGGCGCGCCAATATCACGGCTTATCGGCCGCTGAAGTCGCGGTTCTGCTTGAGGTAACTGATGCGGATTTACAAACTGAAATGTTCGCCGCCGCCGCCGATGTCAAGCAGGCCATCTATGGCACGCGGATTGTATTATTTGCCCCGCTCTACATTTCCAGTCACTGTATTAATAACTGTACTTACTGCGGTTACCGGGCCGGCAATGCCGCCCAGCTGCGCCGCCGGCTGACCCTTGACGAAATCAAAGAAGAGGTTGAAATCCTTGAATCAATGGGCCATAAGCGCCTGGCTGTCGAGGCGGGTGAAGACCCGGTCAACTGTACCATCAACTACGTAGTTGATGCGATCCGTCAGATTTACAGCATAAAAGACGGGAACGGCAGTATTCGCCGCGCCAATGTAAATATCGCCGCCACTACTGTTGAAGAATACCGTAAACTAAAAGAAGTGGAAATCGGCACCTATATCCTCTTTCAGGAGACCTACCACCGTTCCACTTATGCCGCGCTGCACCCCACCGGCCCCAAACGCGACTATAACTGGCATACCACGGCTATGGACCGGGCCATGGAGGCAGGCATTGACGATGTCGGCATTGGGGTGCTCTATGGCCTGTATGATCACAAGTTTGAAACGGTGGCGATGTTCCTGCATGCCGAACATCTTGACAAGACCCGGGGCGTTGGCCCCCATACCATCTCGGTGCCCCGCATACGCCCGGCCAGCGGCATGGACCTGACTAAGTTTCCCTACTTAGTCAGTGATGAGGATTTTAAAAAGATTGTCGCCATTATCCGGCTGGCAGTCCCTTATACAGGTATGATTTTATCCACCCGTGAATCTTCTGCGCTTAGAGATGAGCTGATCAGATATGGTGTATCCCAGATTAGTGCCGGTTCCTGTACTGGTGTCGGCGGCTACCATCAGGTCTATAAAGAGCGGGAAACGAATGCCCCGGCCAAAGGTCTCCAGTTTGAGACTGGTGATAACCGTTCGCCTGAGGAAATTATCAGCATGCTCTGCGAGCAGGGTTTTATCCCCAGTTACTGCACAGCCTGCTACCGCCAGGGCCGTACGGGTGACAGATTTATGAGCCTTGCCAAAAGCGGCGAAATCCAAAATGTCTGTTTACCTAACGCCCTGTTAACATTTAAAGAATATCTCCTCGATTACGCCGCCCCTGCTGTCAGGGAGATTGGCGAAGCCACTATTCATAAACACCTCACCGCAATACCGGCGGCAGCCACCAGAGAAGCCACGGCCCTTCGTTTAAAAGAAATCGAAGCAGGTACGCGAGATCTGTATTTTTAA
- a CDS encoding prephenate dehydrogenase, whose amino-acid sequence MAVRRIAIIGMGLIGGSLGLAFKAARGGKIEITGIDTNELSLIRARQRGAADSVTADSKAGAAEADMVILCTPVLQAAALVKEIAPYLKPGTILTDTCSTKSYLIKEIAAVLPAGVSYVPGHPMAGREKSGIEAADSTLFCDKWYILIPPANSDAAAIEAVRRVVGWTGARITEMEAGRHDRCTALISHVPHIGAAALVNLLSYAEDKDSSIKLAGGGFRDTTRIASSNADMWADVCMTNAGPIADSLDKFSQIIGEVASAIRRGDRACVHGFFAAAQERRDELLQLEQAVTEQPLSNGR is encoded by the coding sequence CTGGCTGTCAGGCGGATTGCAATCATTGGTATGGGCTTGATTGGCGGGTCGCTGGGGCTGGCTTTTAAAGCAGCCAGGGGCGGGAAAATTGAAATTACCGGCATTGATACCAACGAATTGTCACTGATTAGGGCCCGGCAGCGGGGCGCGGCTGATAGCGTTACTGCTGACAGCAAGGCAGGCGCAGCTGAGGCCGATATGGTTATTTTATGTACGCCGGTACTGCAGGCGGCGGCCTTGGTAAAAGAAATAGCACCCTATTTAAAGCCGGGAACAATCCTGACCGACACCTGCAGCACGAAGTCTTATTTAATTAAGGAAATAGCAGCAGTGCTGCCGGCCGGTGTTTCTTATGTGCCTGGCCATCCTATGGCTGGACGGGAAAAAAGCGGCATTGAAGCCGCTGACAGCACTCTTTTTTGTGATAAATGGTATATTCTCATCCCGCCGGCAAACAGCGATGCCGCTGCTATTGAGGCGGTGCGCCGGGTTGTTGGCTGGACAGGCGCCAGGATTACGGAGATGGAGGCTGGCCGCCATGACCGGTGTACGGCGCTGATTAGCCATGTGCCCCATATCGGTGCGGCCGCTTTGGTAAATTTATTGTCTTACGCTGAGGATAAAGACAGCAGCATTAAGCTGGCCGGCGGCGGCTTCCGTGATACCACCCGTATTGCCTCTTCCAACGCCGATATGTGGGCCGATGTGTGTATGACAAATGCCGGGCCGATTGCCGACAGCCTGGATAAATTCAGCCAGATTATCGGTGAGGTTGCCAGCGCTATTCGCCGCGGCGACCGGGCCTGTGTCCATGGTTTTTTTGCCGCTGCCCAAGAACGCCGGGATGAGCTCCTGCAACTGGAGCAGGCTGTTACCGAACAACCCTTGTCCAATGGGCGTTGA
- the aroF gene encoding 3-deoxy-7-phosphoheptulonate synthase: MIIVMIPTATQTEIEQVISRVTGAGLKVHVSEGKLRTIIGLIGEKKLMAQLPLEAMAGVEKTISVTAGYKLVSREFKNEDSVIDVGGVLVGGPQLTVMAGPCAVESRDQLLESAGIVKAAGAQFLRGGAYKPRTSPYSFQGLEEKGLEMLAEAGAATGLKIVTEVVDIQSVAVVGAYADVLQIGARNMQNFQLLKAVGKSGMPVLLKRGIAATINEWLHAAEYVMSEGNYNVMFCERGIRTFEDYTRNTLDLSAVAALKNLSHLPVIVDPSHGTGLWKLVRPMARAAVAGGADGLMIEVHPNPSEALSDGSQSLTPANFRGLMNEIRAIAPVVGRRMA; the protein is encoded by the coding sequence ATGATTATTGTAATGATCCCAACAGCTACACAAACGGAGATTGAACAAGTGATTTCCCGGGTAACCGGTGCCGGGTTAAAGGTGCATGTGTCAGAAGGAAAACTGCGTACTATTATTGGTCTTATCGGTGAGAAAAAATTAATGGCCCAGCTGCCGTTGGAAGCTATGGCCGGCGTGGAAAAAACAATATCGGTTACGGCCGGCTACAAACTGGTCAGCAGGGAATTCAAAAATGAAGACTCGGTGATTGATGTTGGCGGCGTACTTGTTGGCGGTCCGCAGTTAACCGTCATGGCCGGGCCGTGTGCGGTGGAGAGCCGGGACCAGCTCTTGGAGTCGGCCGGCATTGTCAAAGCAGCAGGTGCTCAGTTTCTGCGGGGCGGGGCCTACAAACCCCGTACTTCTCCCTACTCTTTCCAGGGGCTTGAAGAAAAAGGGCTGGAGATGCTGGCCGAAGCCGGAGCGGCAACAGGCCTGAAGATTGTTACCGAGGTTGTTGATATTCAGTCGGTGGCGGTAGTCGGTGCTTATGCTGACGTACTGCAAATCGGGGCCCGCAACATGCAGAACTTTCAGTTGTTAAAGGCGGTAGGCAAAAGTGGTATGCCGGTATTGTTAAAACGCGGTATCGCGGCGACGATTAATGAGTGGCTGCACGCTGCCGAGTACGTTATGAGTGAGGGGAATTACAATGTTATGTTTTGTGAGCGCGGTATCCGGACTTTTGAGGACTACACCCGCAATACTCTGGATTTGAGTGCCGTGGCCGCGCTTAAAAATCTCAGCCACCTGCCTGTTATCGTCGACCCGAGTCATGGGACCGGCTTATGGAAGCTGGTGCGGCCGATGGCCAGGGCAGCAGTGGCCGGCGGGGCTGACGGTCTGATGATTGAAGTACACCCCAACCCGTCGGAAGCCTTGTCCGACGGCAGTCAGTCCCTGACACCGGCGAACTTCCGGGGGCTAATGAACGAAATCAGGGCCATTGCGCCGGTGGTGGGCAGGAGAATGGCATGA
- a CDS encoding TIGR03905 family TSCPD domain-containing protein, which produces MPVYTISGVCAKTIEFVVEEGRVTKIKFQSGCSGNLQGVSRLAEGMKVEDVIRKLQGIRCGDKATSCPDQLARALAEYQAR; this is translated from the coding sequence ATGCCAGTTTACACGATCAGTGGCGTATGCGCTAAAACAATCGAATTTGTGGTCGAAGAAGGGCGTGTAACCAAGATTAAGTTTCAGTCCGGCTGCTCCGGGAATCTGCAGGGCGTAAGCCGATTGGCCGAAGGCATGAAGGTCGAAGATGTTATTCGTAAGTTACAGGGTATTCGATGCGGTGATAAAGCTACTTCCTGTCCGGATCAGCTGGCCCGGGCACTGGCCGAGTATCAGGCACGGTAG
- a CDS encoding putative manganese-dependent inorganic diphosphatase, which translates to MSKPIYIIGHRNPDTDSICSAIAYAHLKQALGEHVIPARAGKINAETKYVLDLLGIKPPALILDMYPRAKDVMREHSITIHPWNTLRELGQLIKQYSVKSIPVVEADGSLVGMVTVGDLAERYVNELGMQDLRETGVDYAGILRCLNGTLICGGDLTCRLEGRVKIAASRTQTMGKVIKPGDIVLVGNRTNVQLTCIEAGIACLIITGGFEVAPEVEAAARAAGTYIIRAPYDTYTCGRLINQSIPVGKVMKANVTAFKPDDMVADMKEIIIRTGYRNYPVVQNGRMVGLIDRDRLIVPDRNQIILVDHNERSQAVDGIEETKIVEIIDHHRLGGMETSEPIFIKHEPVGSTATIVANMHWHRNVPLPADIAGLLLAAILSDTVLFKSPTATDKDRDAAYKLAAIAGLDIQDFGMAMLKAGSVIDKLTPGDIVASDLKEFQIGEYYVAISQISVMDQKDVLQQQAQLKAAMQAICEKEQYNMAILLITGILDEATYLLHYGQPARVVTIAFGEPCPDGTWYLPGVMSRKKQVVPPLIDAARRL; encoded by the coding sequence TTGTCCAAACCGATCTACATTATTGGTCATCGTAATCCTGATACAGATTCTATTTGTTCAGCAATTGCCTACGCACACCTCAAACAAGCTTTGGGCGAGCATGTAATTCCGGCACGGGCCGGCAAGATCAACGCTGAGACTAAATATGTTTTGGATTTATTGGGTATAAAACCGCCGGCGCTCATTCTGGATATGTATCCGCGGGCTAAGGATGTTATGCGTGAACACAGTATAACTATTCATCCCTGGAATACATTGAGAGAGCTTGGGCAATTGATCAAGCAGTACAGTGTAAAGTCTATTCCCGTGGTCGAGGCTGACGGCAGTTTAGTTGGCATGGTTACCGTCGGCGATTTGGCTGAACGGTATGTTAATGAACTGGGCATGCAGGATTTGCGGGAAACCGGGGTTGATTATGCCGGCATTCTCAGGTGTCTTAACGGCACTCTTATATGTGGCGGTGATTTAACCTGCAGGCTGGAAGGCCGTGTAAAAATTGCCGCTTCCCGGACTCAAACTATGGGGAAGGTGATCAAACCCGGCGATATTGTTTTGGTGGGCAACCGTACTAATGTTCAACTGACCTGCATCGAAGCCGGTATTGCCTGCCTGATAATAACCGGCGGTTTTGAAGTGGCGCCGGAGGTGGAGGCGGCAGCCCGGGCGGCCGGGACATATATTATCAGAGCCCCCTATGACACGTATACCTGCGGGCGCCTAATCAACCAGAGCATCCCGGTGGGGAAGGTTATGAAAGCGAATGTGACGGCATTTAAACCGGATGATATGGTTGCCGATATGAAAGAAATTATTATCCGGACCGGCTACCGTAATTACCCTGTTGTGCAAAATGGCAGGATGGTTGGTCTTATTGACCGGGACCGGCTGATTGTACCTGACCGGAATCAGATTATTCTGGTTGACCACAACGAACGTTCGCAGGCGGTGGATGGGATTGAAGAGACTAAGATTGTTGAGATTATTGATCATCACCGGCTGGGGGGAATGGAGACCAGTGAGCCGATCTTTATCAAACATGAGCCGGTAGGATCGACAGCTACTATTGTTGCCAACATGCACTGGCACCGTAATGTCCCGCTACCCGCAGATATAGCCGGACTTTTACTGGCCGCCATCCTTTCGGATACGGTATTGTTTAAATCGCCGACCGCGACAGATAAGGACCGCGATGCTGCCTATAAACTGGCAGCTATAGCCGGCCTGGATATCCAGGATTTTGGTATGGCGATGCTGAAAGCGGGCTCGGTAATCGATAAACTGACCCCGGGTGATATAGTAGCCAGCGATTTGAAAGAATTTCAAATTGGCGAGTATTATGTTGCGATTAGTCAAATCTCAGTTATGGATCAAAAAGATGTGTTGCAGCAGCAAGCGCAGCTGAAGGCGGCTATGCAGGCCATCTGTGAAAAAGAACAGTATAATATGGCAATACTGCTTATAACCGGCATCCTGGACGAAGCAACCTACCTGCTGCATTATGGTCAGCCAGCGCGGGTGGTGACTATTGCTTTCGGTGAGCCTTGCCCTGACGGCACCTGGTATTTGCCTGGTGTAATGTCACGCAAGAAGCAGGTTGTTCCGCCCCTGATTGATGCTGCGCGCCGGCTTTAA
- the uvsE gene encoding UV DNA damage repair endonuclease UvsE — MRIRFGYVAIALNIAEGSPNKSVTVKNLEKITDPEGRINRLRRLTRENLANTLRILRYNSAYDIHVYRLTSKTVPLATHPLANDWSYTEELKTEWREIGDYIQSRNMRISAHPDHYTLLNSPREDVLTAALADLDYHVNMLEAMRLPPAPQLVIHVGGLYKAKTPSLERFISRFSLLPDRIRQRLMIENDDKLYTAADVLTLCQTLGSPMVLDIHHHTCMNQGEDLAGLWPAVIKTWQGCLPKIHLSSPKNAQDIRSHADNINLADFLPFLAIAKETGHDFDVMIEAKNKDQALFKLLDELEQTPGVKRVEQAVIEL, encoded by the coding sequence ATGCGAATAAGGTTTGGTTATGTAGCAATTGCCCTTAATATTGCCGAAGGTTCACCCAATAAAAGCGTGACAGTAAAAAACCTGGAAAAAATTACTGATCCCGAAGGCCGCATCAATCGTCTGCGCCGCTTAACACGGGAAAACCTGGCTAATACCCTCCGTATCCTTCGCTACAACTCGGCCTATGACATTCATGTATACCGCCTTACCTCGAAAACAGTACCGTTGGCGACCCATCCCCTGGCGAATGACTGGAGCTATACGGAAGAATTAAAGACTGAGTGGCGGGAAATCGGCGATTACATTCAAAGCCGCAATATGCGCATCAGTGCCCACCCTGATCACTACACACTGCTGAACAGTCCGCGCGAGGATGTATTAACAGCCGCACTGGCAGACCTTGATTACCATGTGAATATGCTGGAGGCTATGAGGCTGCCGCCTGCTCCCCAGTTGGTCATTCATGTCGGGGGCCTGTATAAAGCCAAAACCCCCTCGCTGGAACGCTTTATCAGCCGGTTTAGCCTGCTCCCTGACCGGATTCGGCAACGGCTGATGATAGAAAATGATGATAAATTATACACCGCCGCCGATGTGCTCACCCTGTGTCAAACACTCGGCAGTCCCATGGTGCTCGATATTCATCACCATACCTGTATGAATCAGGGGGAAGATCTGGCCGGGCTCTGGCCGGCGGTTATCAAAACCTGGCAGGGCTGCCTGCCAAAAATCCACCTGTCCAGCCCGAAGAATGCCCAGGACATTCGCAGCCACGCTGACAATATCAATCTGGCCGATTTCCTTCCCTTCCTGGCGATTGCCAAAGAAACCGGCCATGATTTTGATGTCATGATTGAAGCCAAAAATAAAGACCAGGCACTGTTCAAGCTGTTGGACGAGCTCGAACAGACACCTGGCGTTAAACGGGTAGAACAAGCTGTTATTGAACTATAA
- a CDS encoding MogA/MoaB family molybdenum cofactor biosynthesis protein, protein MFSIGIITASDKGSRGEREDLSGKAIAEMLTGLGTVDHYVIVPDERAALSQAMIHMADNLRVDLILTTGGTGFGPRDVTPEATLDVIDRQAPGIPEAMRAKSMAVTSRAMLSRAVAGLRARTLIINLPGSPKGVRECLAVVLPALEHGLAIARGEAGECARP, encoded by the coding sequence ATGTTTAGTATTGGCATTATAACAGCCAGTGATAAAGGCTCACGCGGTGAGCGCGAGGATTTGAGCGGCAAAGCAATTGCAGAAATGCTGACCGGTCTGGGGACGGTCGATCATTATGTAATCGTACCTGATGAGCGCGCGGCCCTGAGCCAGGCAATGATTCATATGGCCGACAACCTCCGGGTTGATCTTATCCTTACCACCGGCGGTACTGGTTTCGGACCCCGTGATGTAACCCCTGAAGCCACTTTAGACGTGATTGACAGGCAGGCCCCGGGTATTCCTGAGGCAATGCGGGCCAAGTCAATGGCGGTAACTTCGCGGGCCATGCTGTCCCGGGCCGTGGCCGGCCTGCGGGCCCGGACCCTTATTATTAACCTTCCCGGCAGTCCTAAAGGCGTGCGGGAATGTCTGGCAGTTGTTCTGCCGGCGCTTGAACACGGATTAGCGATTGCCAGGGGGGAAGCCGGCGAGTGCGCCCGGCCTTAG